A single genomic interval of Suncus etruscus isolate mSunEtr1 chromosome 10, mSunEtr1.pri.cur, whole genome shotgun sequence harbors:
- the ILKAP gene encoding integrin-linked kinase-associated serine/threonine phosphatase 2C isoform X1, with the protein MASGSEGPLLFEDLPPASSGKSGTPDTSSQVEKNEGKGTKRKTSEEEKNGSEELVEKKVCKASSEILRLKGYVAERKGEREEMQDAHVILNDITEECSPPSSLITRVSYFAVFDGHGGIRASKFAAQNLHQNLIRKFPKGDGISVEKTVKRCLLDTFKHTDEEFLRQASSQKPAWKDGSTATCVLVVDNVLYIANLGDSRAILCRYNEESQKHAALSLSKEHNPTQYEERMRIQKAGGNVRDGRVLGVLEVSRSIGDGQYKRCGVTSVPDIRRCQLTPNDRFILLACDGLFKVFTPEEAVNFIVSCLEVRPLQGEPQPSLAWCCPMFHCLRGDGIPGERAQQPWSPHLTAHQDEKIQSREGKAAVDARYEAACNRLANKAVQRGSADNVTVMVVRVGC; encoded by the exons ATGGCATCAG GATCAGAAGGACCTTTGCTTTTTGAAGATCTCCCACCAGCCAGCAGTGGCAAGTCAG GTACTCCTGACACTTCATCTCAAGTGGAAAAGAATGAAGGGAAAGGAACAAAGAGAAAAACCTCTGAAGAAGAGAAGAATGGCAGTGAAGAGCTTGTGGAAAAGAAAGTTTGTAAAG CCTCTTCAGAGATCCTTCGGCTGAAGGGCTACGTGGCAGAACGCAAGGGTGAGCGGGAGGAGATGCAGGATGCTCATGTCATTCTCAACGACATCACCGAAGAGTGTAGCCCCCCGTCATCCCTTAT TACCCGGGTTTCATATTTTGCTGTTTTTGATGGACATGGAGGAATTCGTGCCTCAAAATTCGCTGCCCAGAATTTGCATCAGAACTTAATCAGGAAGTTCCCTAAAG GAGATGGGATCAGTGTCGAGAAAACTGTTAAGAGATGTCTTTTGGACACTTTCAAGCATACTGACGAGGAGTTCCTAAGACAAGCCTCAAGCCA GAAACCTGCCTGGAAAGACGGCTCCACTGCCACATGCGTTCTGGTCGTGGACAACGTTCTCTATATCGCCAACCTCGGGGACAGCCGG GCCATTCTCTGTCGCTACAATGAAGAGAGTCAGAAACATGCCGCTTTGAGCCTcagtaaagaacacaacccaacACAGTACGAGGAGCGAATGCGGATCCAGAAGGCTGGAGGGAACGTCAG GGACGGGCGTGTCTTGGGCGTACTGGAGGTGTCCCGTTCCATTGGGGATGGCCAGTACAAGCGCTGTGGAGTCACTTCTGTGCCAGATATCAGACGCTGCCAGCTGACCCCCAATGACAG GTTTATTTTGCTGGCCTGTGATGGCCTCTTCAAGGTCTTCACTCCGGAAGAAGCTGTGAACTTCATCGTGTCCTGCCTTGAGGTAAGACCTCTCCAGGGGGAACCACAGCCCTCCCTTGCTTGGTGTTGTCCCATGTTTCACTGCCTGCGTGGAGATGGGATCCCAGGAGAGCGGGCACAGCAGCCTTGGTCACCGCACCTTACTGCCCATCAGGATGAGAAGATCCAGAGCCGGGAGGGGAAGGCGGCCGTGGACGCTCGATACGAGGCGGCCTGCAACAGGCTGGCCAACAAGGCGGTACAGCGGGGCTCAGCTGACAACGTCACGGTGATGGTGGTGCGGGTGGGCTGCTGA
- the ILKAP gene encoding integrin-linked kinase-associated serine/threonine phosphatase 2C isoform X2 encodes MDLFGDLPEPERAPGKDTQTGLLLFDDLPPASSADSGSEGPLLFEDLPPASSGKSGTPDTSSQVEKNEGKGTKRKTSEEEKNGSEELVEKKVCKASSEILRLKGYVAERKGEREEMQDAHVILNDITEECSPPSSLITRVSYFAVFDGHGGIRASKFAAQNLHQNLIRKFPKGDGISVEKTVKRCLLDTFKHTDEEFLRQASSQKPAWKDGSTATCVLVVDNVLYIANLGDSRAILCRYNEESQKHAALSLSKEHNPTQYEERMRIQKAGGNVRDGRVLGVLEVSRSIGDGQYKRCGVTSVPDIRRCQLTPNDRFILLACDGLFKVFTPEEAVNFIVSCLEDEKIQSREGKAAVDARYEAACNRLANKAVQRGSADNVTVMVVRVGC; translated from the exons GGAAAGACACACAGACAGGATTGCTGCTCTTTGACGACCTCCCTCCGGCCAGCAGTGCTGACTCAG GATCAGAAGGACCTTTGCTTTTTGAAGATCTCCCACCAGCCAGCAGTGGCAAGTCAG GTACTCCTGACACTTCATCTCAAGTGGAAAAGAATGAAGGGAAAGGAACAAAGAGAAAAACCTCTGAAGAAGAGAAGAATGGCAGTGAAGAGCTTGTGGAAAAGAAAGTTTGTAAAG CCTCTTCAGAGATCCTTCGGCTGAAGGGCTACGTGGCAGAACGCAAGGGTGAGCGGGAGGAGATGCAGGATGCTCATGTCATTCTCAACGACATCACCGAAGAGTGTAGCCCCCCGTCATCCCTTAT TACCCGGGTTTCATATTTTGCTGTTTTTGATGGACATGGAGGAATTCGTGCCTCAAAATTCGCTGCCCAGAATTTGCATCAGAACTTAATCAGGAAGTTCCCTAAAG GAGATGGGATCAGTGTCGAGAAAACTGTTAAGAGATGTCTTTTGGACACTTTCAAGCATACTGACGAGGAGTTCCTAAGACAAGCCTCAAGCCA GAAACCTGCCTGGAAAGACGGCTCCACTGCCACATGCGTTCTGGTCGTGGACAACGTTCTCTATATCGCCAACCTCGGGGACAGCCGG GCCATTCTCTGTCGCTACAATGAAGAGAGTCAGAAACATGCCGCTTTGAGCCTcagtaaagaacacaacccaacACAGTACGAGGAGCGAATGCGGATCCAGAAGGCTGGAGGGAACGTCAG GGACGGGCGTGTCTTGGGCGTACTGGAGGTGTCCCGTTCCATTGGGGATGGCCAGTACAAGCGCTGTGGAGTCACTTCTGTGCCAGATATCAGACGCTGCCAGCTGACCCCCAATGACAG GTTTATTTTGCTGGCCTGTGATGGCCTCTTCAAGGTCTTCACTCCGGAAGAAGCTGTGAACTTCATCGTGTCCTGCCTTGAG GATGAGAAGATCCAGAGCCGGGAGGGGAAGGCGGCCGTGGACGCTCGATACGAGGCGGCCTGCAACAGGCTGGCCAACAAGGCGGTACAGCGGGGCTCAGCTGACAACGTCACGGTGATGGTGGTGCGGGTGGGCTGCTGA
- the PTGDS gene encoding prostaglandin-H2 D-isomerase isoform X3, whose translation MAAGNGPWMALALLTLLAGLQTPALSEVSVQPNFKQDQFLGRWFTKGLASNATWFQEKKAKLSMCKSVVTAAEDGALNLTVTYFRNTQCHVWNLLLEPTGTPGHYRYYKPKWGSNHDVLVVETDYDRYAMFITQSTNVPGKELFMATLYTRSQNPVAERELNEKFRSFAHSQGFTDEAIVFLHKAGKCIDDQ comes from the exons ATGGCGGCTGGGAACGGTCCGTGGATGGCTCTGGCCCTGCTGACCCTGCTGGCCGGGCTGCAGACTCCTGCACTGAGCGAGGTGTCTGTGCAGCCCAACTTCAAACAGGACCAG TTCCTGGGACGCTGGTTCACCAAGGGTCTGGCCTCCAACGCGACCTGGTTCCAGGAGAAGAAGGCAAAGCTGTCCATGTGCAAGTCGGTGGTGACCGCCGCTGAGGACGGTGCCCTCAACTTGACTGTCACCTACTTCAG GAACACCCAGTGCCATGTCTGGAACCTGCTGCTGGAACCCACTGGGACCCCCGGccactacagatactacaaacCTA AGTGGGGCAGCAACCATGACGTGCTGGTGGTGGAAACCGACTATGACCGGTACGCCATGTTCATCACACAAAGCACTAACGTCCCAGGCAAGGAGCTGTTCATGGCCACGCTCTACA CTCGCTCACAGAACCCGGTGGCCGAGAGGGAACTGAATGAGAAGTTCCGCAGCTTTGCCCACTCCCAGGGCTTCACAGATGAAGCCATTGTGTTCCTGCACAAAGCCG
- the ILKAP gene encoding integrin-linked kinase-associated serine/threonine phosphatase 2C isoform X3 gives MASEVAVCSFSASSEILRLKGYVAERKGEREEMQDAHVILNDITEECSPPSSLITRVSYFAVFDGHGGIRASKFAAQNLHQNLIRKFPKGDGISVEKTVKRCLLDTFKHTDEEFLRQASSQKPAWKDGSTATCVLVVDNVLYIANLGDSRAILCRYNEESQKHAALSLSKEHNPTQYEERMRIQKAGGNVRDGRVLGVLEVSRSIGDGQYKRCGVTSVPDIRRCQLTPNDRFILLACDGLFKVFTPEEAVNFIVSCLEVRPLQGEPQPSLAWCCPMFHCLRGDGIPGERAQQPWSPHLTAHQDEKIQSREGKAAVDARYEAACNRLANKAVQRGSADNVTVMVVRVGC, from the exons ATGGCGAGTGAAGTCGCTGTTTGCTCTTTCTCAGCCTCTTCAGAGATCCTTCGGCTGAAGGGCTACGTGGCAGAACGCAAGGGTGAGCGGGAGGAGATGCAGGATGCTCATGTCATTCTCAACGACATCACCGAAGAGTGTAGCCCCCCGTCATCCCTTAT TACCCGGGTTTCATATTTTGCTGTTTTTGATGGACATGGAGGAATTCGTGCCTCAAAATTCGCTGCCCAGAATTTGCATCAGAACTTAATCAGGAAGTTCCCTAAAG GAGATGGGATCAGTGTCGAGAAAACTGTTAAGAGATGTCTTTTGGACACTTTCAAGCATACTGACGAGGAGTTCCTAAGACAAGCCTCAAGCCA GAAACCTGCCTGGAAAGACGGCTCCACTGCCACATGCGTTCTGGTCGTGGACAACGTTCTCTATATCGCCAACCTCGGGGACAGCCGG GCCATTCTCTGTCGCTACAATGAAGAGAGTCAGAAACATGCCGCTTTGAGCCTcagtaaagaacacaacccaacACAGTACGAGGAGCGAATGCGGATCCAGAAGGCTGGAGGGAACGTCAG GGACGGGCGTGTCTTGGGCGTACTGGAGGTGTCCCGTTCCATTGGGGATGGCCAGTACAAGCGCTGTGGAGTCACTTCTGTGCCAGATATCAGACGCTGCCAGCTGACCCCCAATGACAG GTTTATTTTGCTGGCCTGTGATGGCCTCTTCAAGGTCTTCACTCCGGAAGAAGCTGTGAACTTCATCGTGTCCTGCCTTGAGGTAAGACCTCTCCAGGGGGAACCACAGCCCTCCCTTGCTTGGTGTTGTCCCATGTTTCACTGCCTGCGTGGAGATGGGATCCCAGGAGAGCGGGCACAGCAGCCTTGGTCACCGCACCTTACTGCCCATCAGGATGAGAAGATCCAGAGCCGGGAGGGGAAGGCGGCCGTGGACGCTCGATACGAGGCGGCCTGCAACAGGCTGGCCAACAAGGCGGTACAGCGGGGCTCAGCTGACAACGTCACGGTGATGGTGGTGCGGGTGGGCTGCTGA
- the ILKAP gene encoding integrin-linked kinase-associated serine/threonine phosphatase 2C isoform X4 — protein sequence MQDAHVILNDITEECSPPSSLITRVSYFAVFDGHGGIRASKFAAQNLHQNLIRKFPKGDGISVEKTVKRCLLDTFKHTDEEFLRQASSQKPAWKDGSTATCVLVVDNVLYIANLGDSRAILCRYNEESQKHAALSLSKEHNPTQYEERMRIQKAGGNVRDGRVLGVLEVSRSIGDGQYKRCGVTSVPDIRRCQLTPNDRFILLACDGLFKVFTPEEAVNFIVSCLEVRPLQGEPQPSLAWCCPMFHCLRGDGIPGERAQQPWSPHLTAHQDEKIQSREGKAAVDARYEAACNRLANKAVQRGSADNVTVMVVRVGC from the exons ATGCAGGATGCTCATGTCATTCTCAACGACATCACCGAAGAGTGTAGCCCCCCGTCATCCCTTAT TACCCGGGTTTCATATTTTGCTGTTTTTGATGGACATGGAGGAATTCGTGCCTCAAAATTCGCTGCCCAGAATTTGCATCAGAACTTAATCAGGAAGTTCCCTAAAG GAGATGGGATCAGTGTCGAGAAAACTGTTAAGAGATGTCTTTTGGACACTTTCAAGCATACTGACGAGGAGTTCCTAAGACAAGCCTCAAGCCA GAAACCTGCCTGGAAAGACGGCTCCACTGCCACATGCGTTCTGGTCGTGGACAACGTTCTCTATATCGCCAACCTCGGGGACAGCCGG GCCATTCTCTGTCGCTACAATGAAGAGAGTCAGAAACATGCCGCTTTGAGCCTcagtaaagaacacaacccaacACAGTACGAGGAGCGAATGCGGATCCAGAAGGCTGGAGGGAACGTCAG GGACGGGCGTGTCTTGGGCGTACTGGAGGTGTCCCGTTCCATTGGGGATGGCCAGTACAAGCGCTGTGGAGTCACTTCTGTGCCAGATATCAGACGCTGCCAGCTGACCCCCAATGACAG GTTTATTTTGCTGGCCTGTGATGGCCTCTTCAAGGTCTTCACTCCGGAAGAAGCTGTGAACTTCATCGTGTCCTGCCTTGAGGTAAGACCTCTCCAGGGGGAACCACAGCCCTCCCTTGCTTGGTGTTGTCCCATGTTTCACTGCCTGCGTGGAGATGGGATCCCAGGAGAGCGGGCACAGCAGCCTTGGTCACCGCACCTTACTGCCCATCAGGATGAGAAGATCCAGAGCCGGGAGGGGAAGGCGGCCGTGGACGCTCGATACGAGGCGGCCTGCAACAGGCTGGCCAACAAGGCGGTACAGCGGGGCTCAGCTGACAACGTCACGGTGATGGTGGTGCGGGTGGGCTGCTGA
- the PTGDS gene encoding prostaglandin-H2 D-isomerase isoform X2 codes for MAAGNGPWMALALLTLLAGLQTPALSEVSVQPNFKQDQFLGRWFTKGLASNATWFQEKKAKLSMCKSVVTAAEDGALNLTVTYFRNTQCHVWNLLLEPTGTPGHYRYYKPKWGSNHDVLVVETDYDRYAMFITQSTNVPGKELFMATLYTRSQNPVAERELNEKFRSFAHSQGFTDEAIVFLHKADKCIDDQ; via the exons ATGGCGGCTGGGAACGGTCCGTGGATGGCTCTGGCCCTGCTGACCCTGCTGGCCGGGCTGCAGACTCCTGCACTGAGCGAGGTGTCTGTGCAGCCCAACTTCAAACAGGACCAG TTCCTGGGACGCTGGTTCACCAAGGGTCTGGCCTCCAACGCGACCTGGTTCCAGGAGAAGAAGGCAAAGCTGTCCATGTGCAAGTCGGTGGTGACCGCCGCTGAGGACGGTGCCCTCAACTTGACTGTCACCTACTTCAG GAACACCCAGTGCCATGTCTGGAACCTGCTGCTGGAACCCACTGGGACCCCCGGccactacagatactacaaacCTA AGTGGGGCAGCAACCATGACGTGCTGGTGGTGGAAACCGACTATGACCGGTACGCCATGTTCATCACACAAAGCACTAACGTCCCAGGCAAGGAGCTGTTCATGGCCACGCTCTACA CTCGCTCACAGAACCCGGTGGCCGAGAGGGAACTGAATGAGAAGTTCCGCAGCTTTGCCCACTCCCAGGGCTTCACAGATGAAGCCATTGTGTTCCTGCACAAAGCCG ATAAATGCATTGATGACCAGTGA